The genomic DNA GAGCAGGGGACGGCGGTGACGGGGCTGGGGCGACGACGGGGCTGGGGGGGTGGAACTTTTGGGGCGGCGGCGGGAGGACGGGCATGGGGACGACCCCCATACCCTCCAGTCTAAAGGATGCCAACTAAGATTAACACTTATGGGTGTTAGAGTATACCAGGTGGCCTAACTAAACGCTTCATTATGAATCTTAAACATTAAACTTACTTTGAATATTTGGTCAAACCATCATTAAATTCCATAAAACGTAAACATAATGGCACAAAGTATAAACTGCCCAACCAAAGAGGATTTAAATGATTTTTTACCCCTAGAAAAATAAGGGCAAGTCGCATGTAGTGTGCGCTGCGGAATTATTGTTGAAACCTCAGATGGCGACAGACCACACTATTCCTCCGCCCTCTTCACAACTTCTTCCGCTTGTctgatattataataatatatattccTCGATATCTCCCCGCCCCACCTTTGTGGACTCGTGTCTTCTTTTTATAACTCACGACTCCTTTAATCATACAACTTTCATTGCAAACAAATCAAACCCTCATTATGGTATGTTCTTGTTCAGTCTCATATTTGAATATGACTTATGAGCCTCGAATGTATCGCTACTTTTAATGTTTATAAAACTTTTGGTTTTGTTTCTTCTTCGCAAAAACCAAACCCCATATGAGTTTGCTCTGTTTTCTCTaggctgttttttttttttttttttttttttgtaaatctGTACTTTTTTGTTGATTGTTCCGGTTTGGTCGGGctagtaacgggtcaaaatgagttCAAGTGGTTCTTTAAAAAATGGTCAGTTTGGTTCGGTTCCAAATTGAGTACGGTTCAAAAAGGGGTGTTTTAAAAGTTGGTAATTTTCTAAAATTATTACACCCAAAACAAAAGTACTGGTCtcatttttatcatttattttCTATGTTTATGGAAAAATAAGGATCCCAATTACTTGTTGATTTCCTGTTTTGGTGGTGGTTTCCTAGAAAAGTCTTCATATTTATGGTTCGTTAGAGAATTTTCAAGACTTCAGTTACGTGGTTTATGGTCTTTCTCCAAAAGTCTTGATTTTTAGTTGACTTGACCAAGGTCAACACTCCCACAGAAAATTTGAATTTCCTCAAATTGTTATATCATTTCAGGCTTCAAAAAGGGTGTTAAAGTATCTAAGGAGCTATAATTCAACACACCCACAAAAAAGTTGTGATCATTTTGTGTTATCAAGATACAATTTGTGATTATTGGTCATCAATGGAGGAAGGTAAAGACCCAACTGTAAGCAAACCAAACCAGTCTAAGGTTTTACCACCAAGACTGATTCAACTGCTGTTCTTGTTTCTGGTGTTATGTTTTTCAATCTGCTTATTTGTTATATACATGATTCGGAAAACCGAAGTTACAACCACATTAGTTTCATCGATTCCGGTTTTACAACCATGTgttcaagaacaacaaaagaCAAATCTTGATCATTGGATCAAGCCTCCTTCCAGTTTGTTGCATGCAATGAGTGATGAAGAACTCTTTTGGAGGGCTTCTTTTGTGCCACAATTGAAGAGTTATCCATTTGTAAGAATCCCAAAGATTGCTTTTATGTTCTTGACTAAAGGGCCATTGCCATTGGCTCCTTTGTGGGAGAGGTTCTTTAAGGGTCATGAGGGGTTATATTCAGTTTACATTCATTCACTTCCTTCATATGAAGCTAAATTTCCGCACGAATCTGTTTTTTACGGGAGACAAATTCCGAGTCAGGTACCTTATTTGCTTCCCTTGTTGATAATCTCATTTCACATATTGTTGATGACATTGTTATATATGCATAACCACTTATATTAAGCGGATTTGACCCGTTTTCAGTTATAATTTTGATTTACATACAGTTGATCACATTACAATACATGCATAACCACTTATTATTAATCGGATTTGATCCGTTTTCATTTATTATGTTGAATAGCAGATGGTTGATCACATTGTTTTATATGCATAGCTACCTTGGTTTTGAAAACCGTGCTTCAGGCGTGAGGTGATGTGGAATGCGCTTCTAATGCAGCGCCTTTACGCCTTATAAGTTTTAAACTAAGATAGCCTGTTTGTATTGTTAAGAGGATTTGACCCGTTTTCATTTATAATCTTTATGCATAACCGCTTCATTTTTAACTGGATTTGTCATTTTTATACGGATTTGACTGGGCAGGTAGCACAATGGGGTCGAATGAGTATGTGTGACGCAGAGAGACGACTGCTTGCAAATGCCCTTCTTGATCTCTCCAATGAATACTTTGTTCTTGTATCCGAATCATGCATTCCACTCTACAACTTCACTTTAACC from Helianthus annuus cultivar XRQ/B chromosome 7, HanXRQr2.0-SUNRISE, whole genome shotgun sequence includes the following:
- the LOC110878024 gene encoding glycosyltransferase BC10 codes for the protein MEEGKDPTVSKPNQSKVLPPRLIQLLFLFLVLCFSICLFVIYMIRKTEVTTTLVSSIPVLQPCVQEQQKTNLDHWIKPPSSLLHAMSDEELFWRASFVPQLKSYPFVRIPKIAFMFLTKGPLPLAPLWERFFKGHEGLYSVYIHSLPSYEAKFPHESVFYGRQIPSQVAQWGRMSMCDAERRLLANALLDLSNEYFVLVSESCIPLYNFTLTYHYITNSKHSFMGAFDDPGPVGRGRYNHNMLPQVNISQWRKGSQWFEVHRNLASVIVSDTTYYPKFEAFCRPACYVDEHYFPTLLTIQAPDFIANRSLTWVDWSRGGPHPATFGRSDITEEFMKKLHMQKCVYNGEPSSICYLFARKFSPGSLEPLSLVAHKFLGY